The DNA segment CTCCCCAACACAGTGCTTCATATTTCAGTAGACTCAACCCCCGTTCTATTGCCTTTAGCGACGAGTGCATATGACAACGTGATCATACAAAGCTGAAAGGAAAGCTAGCTATTGTTTTTTGGGCGAGGTTGAAGGTGAATATGAGCtcattaacataaaaaaaacaacaacaacaacaagaagtaTGGCTTGCATAGTCTTATCTTAAATGAGCTAACTAGTCTAACACATGCTGGTAAAGGCCTAAACCGCTTTCGGCCTCACTGTCGCTCAACTGCCTTGAAATATTCATTTCCGAGGCAGCAAACAGGCTCCAAAGATAAAGCAGCCCTAAACAGGCCTTAAAAATGACCCTCCGAATGGCCTCTGACCTTTTAACGTCCAACCTTCATCCCCAGTATAGCAACCCGTATGTATCCGGGAATCTGTTCAGCATCTGCTTGGCCTTTTTGTGCCGTCGCTCTCTTCCACACCTTCACCCACTTTCAACATgaggtgtttttcttttctattttttttttttttgccgtgACCTTTCATGCGAGGCCCTTTGAAGTGGCCACCCGCCGAGGCCTGATCCAGAATGCCCCGGAGCACGCCGCAGTTAAAGGGGCGCGCTGGAACACAGATGGCTCGGGGGAACACATCCTGCTGGCACACCTGGGCACATAGCGCCTCAGAGAGGGTGCTGCGTCCCCCGAGTGAGGCGCAGTTAATGTCATTCATCACACCATGCGCCATGGCTCCGGGTCACTGACTGTGCTTGTGGAGTGCGGTGTGGCAACAGTGCCATCGTGTGGCCAACAGGCGAACTACTGCGCTCTCAAAAACATACAAGTgtgttaaaggggaattccacccaGTTCTCAAAATGCAGAATTCGCTCagaaagatgtaaacaaagtcattcagagaggTTTGGCGTGAAACGCTCCTTTGTGGAGAAAGCTGCAGAGTCAGGATTGAGAACTGAGAATTGTtcgcagtggtggtgaatggaaccaggtgtCTAAGCAAAATCTCTTAAAGCAACATCAAGTAGTTTCTAAACACAAGCAGTTAGAAATATGCTGCCTGAAGTCTGAGACACTGTTGTACAATGGCTTTCTAGTGAAAAAGATTTTTCTAGtgacaaatatgtaaatatgctgggtaattttttttctccatattttccattattttaccatcatcaacagtCCATATATATCTCATGTAACACGTGTTGGTTCACTgctgggtttggatagtaaatacaGCAGCTATATTTgtgctgtagtcatggcgaccccTGATGACTCTGTTTACATATTAATCACTAAATTGTGCAGATTGTTTATTGTTGGAATTCCCTTTTAATTATTAGTAAATTGAATTATTTAATTCTTGtgatacacattatacatttttCTTAAATCAGAAGTTAAATCAGAAGTACATCTTTACATACATATTTTGTGAATTTGATATTTTGTAAATGTGATCAATTATTGAGTATTtagtgttttattaaatatattttaatggatttaaAAGCCATGGTTTggtataaataaaagtaaagaaaaaaatgaaaagaaaataaagaaagaaactaAATTgtatgatgataataataataataacaataataaaaaataaaaatagggTGAAAATTAGTTTAATTTATAatgaatttaatatataataatatattaaatatatatataatataatttattcaataaaatattacaaataaatccagaattttaattattattattattattattaataataatcatcatcatcattattattattattattattattattattattattataatacaatatatatttatagatacATGGCTTTCAAATTACccaatcacaacaatattccaTAATTCTATAATTTTTAGAGATTGTTATGAAATGAGCCCCTAtatctgaacacacaccacctgTCTGAAGCAGTAGTCCAGTGGTTCCCTGTTTAATTCACTTATAGTAGAAGCTGATGGTCAGATGCCTCAGCCGTCCTGTTCTTCACAGGGTGGTTATTGTCTGGGGTGATGGACTGTAGGCTACGGATACTGACATTGTATTTCTTGGAACACACCCGTTTTGAGAGCGCAGTGGGTGAAGGCTGGGTCTAGAGCAGCGGCCATTTCAAAGACgtaaaggtgtgtgtgcatgaacgTGACCTGTGGAGATGGACGAATGTGAGGTCATTAATCGCTAAGTGCTGATCTCTGTGTTTCCGCCAAGCTGCGTCAATTTGGTTCATATTCAAGTATACAAAGACCGTTCAAATTACAAATTATAATGCGATAAGAAAGACTAGACTCAGGACTCGAGAATATAATCCTATTGGAAATGTGCTTGTGTTCTCTCTCGtcattgctttctctctctctctttctctctcgcacacatTTACtgcctctctcgccctctctagATATAAAGATATAGATACATAGTTCCTGCCATTCTCCTGTGTGCAAACTGCAAGTAACCACGCCTCTAAAGTTCTCTATTATACCATAAATGCAATAGAAATAACTGTATTTGCACTAGTAATCCCACCAGAGCACCCGGTGTGGAGCACGGCCTTcactaatttaaaaaaacgGCATCGCCGGGTCACGATTTGGTGGGCTTTTATAAGAGGGAAGGAATCAGGTCATATGTCCATGTTGAAGGCCTTCATGAGCAGGTCCAGATCCCCAAGGCTGGCAGCGTGCACCAGCTCGGGAAGGTCCATGAGCGACAGGGCGATGCGCAGGGCCGCCCAAATGCTGCTGGACATCACCTGGTGGCTCCGGTTCTTCCGCTGCTGGTTCAGAGCTGTCAGGAAGTTGCTGACCGCCTCCCTAGAAGAAGCAAAACAggtgatggtagatgctgtactctGACATTGACTGTAGTAAGAGCTCCTGTGATGCCATTTTAGCACTGTTGGACACTTCCTGTGGTCTGCTTTTGGGCCGAAcgtgctaggacggcctgatctGACCGTTTTAAATGGTCAGTGGACAGTGGGATGGCTGATTTCTAGGTGGGATCTTTTTCTAACCCCCTTCCCAGACTTATCGGCATCCACATCCACaaccttgatgggtcagagctgttctgcCGGTACATGGAGGACCTacataatattaggcaggtggttttaatgatatggctaACACACATAGCTGCTGGAGAACTTTTGTTCCTACAGTGTATTCTGGTGCCTATCCAGCCTACTGTGTGAGTCAGCGAGTTACCTGTGCGCTCCCAGGTTGATGCAGCTGATGCCCAGGTTGTATCTGGAGCGGATGAAGCCAGGCTGTAGCTCCAGAGCTCTGGTGTAGGCCTCCACAGCCTCCTCACTGCGGTCCCCGTTAGCCAGGGTAGCGCCCAGGCGGTTCCACAGCAGGTAATCCTGACAGACAGAGCAGGTGGGTTATCACTGGGTAGTTGGGCTACTGAGTTTAGAATAGTGCCCATCAAATGTTTGGGGACATTAGCGTAGGGAAAAGGCAGCTCTAACCTATACATTATAATAGTTAGGCCATTATTTAGGCCAAACCTGCTCCTCATACCAAGCTCATAAGCTAATTATACCTTAAGGATTAAGGCACTGACGAGCCTAACCTGCCTTCCAATAGGAGGcaaggtgtccccaaacttttgacaagGAGCGTGCACCGCCCTGCTGTCAAAGGCTGCCCTCACCTCTGGCCGTACAGACAGCGCGGCATTGAAGGCGTCCACGGCCTTGTCAAAGTCGGAGCTGAGGTTGAAGAGAACACCCAGTCCAGTCTGCAGGTCAGGGTCAACACTGCCCGGGTTCTGCTGGACAGCTTCCTGATACAGCTCCAGCACCTCCACCAGCTGAGagctacacatacacacacacacaaacacacagggtCATAGGCATTCCCCATATGTCTCATATGACAATACTTCTAAtacacaacatggacaaaagtattgggacaccttctcgttcattgttccttccaaaatcaaggggattgaaaagagctgatcctgcttttgctggagtaactgttgtctctactgtccaggggagcattacagcattgctgtgaggatttgattgcattcagcaacaagagcattactcAAAAATCATTATTtcaaaagttctggatggagcaccaccactgtccatcattccagagaacacagttcttccactgctccgcagctcaatgctggtggaggggggctttatgcctctctactagcccacgcctggcattattggtgccagtaggttttatgtttacctgctcaagagagtcctattgtattggccgtacttctctacagggactagacaagccatgtgtgcatctgtgtctgcagtgggtgcaacttaaagtagctgaaggcattcattggaaggggtgtccacaaacttttggccattcCGTGTATTTTTGGTACCCAAGAAACAGAGCATGGCGCTTTCGTCAAAAGCCCTATATGGTCCTCCTACAGTCAGGATATTTATGTTCTGAGAATATTGAaaggcacacatacacacacacacacaaacacacccacacacacagcttttggTGGCTGTGTGTCTTGGCAGGGGCTGACAGCGTGGATGCTGTTTGAGAGGTGCTACAGAGGCTCGGGTTTGCTGCTCGTCTGCAGTGACAGCGTGTCTGATCACGTGATCCTGTCAAACAGTTATTTCAGGCATGAAGCCGCCTGACAGCCGTCTGCAGAGAATCGGAAAATAGAGAAACAGCAGAAAGCTTTAAAAGGGCactcgtctgtctgtctgtctgtctgtctgtctgtccgtgaACCTGCAGCTAAACCCACCAGCTAAGCTCTGTGAATGCACTACATACACCACCCTGTCTAAATGCTGCTGTCTTTTACCTCGTGAGAAGGTGTCGAGCTACGACGGCCAATAGGAATGATCAGAATtacactaccagtcaaaagttttagaacaccccaaTTGCACCCCAGTGCTGCTTGGCCCAGTCAAGCCTATTACTGgggtgtaataactggtttatagtgggtggaAGTGATTGGGATTTGTGTCAGCTATTAGtcttagcattagcgttagcctctaCTCAGTTccaaatgggttcttcagtgctggtttataaacagagcaaggcgagtgagcggttctccaggttctcccgctggtaacgggtcagatattatggtctgttttcatgttctactgtaaaatatCTCCACACTGCTGAAGACTCTGCGCTCCTTTATTTACCTCCCGAGAACGTCTGCACTGCGGAcggctgggaataatgtccgttaatggtgccatcttgaggacaccagatggtgctCTGAGCTTTGCGTGGTTCAGAACTGCATTGGGGTTAAAATAGCcagtacccgatccattaaaataggCCAGGATCAGCCCTGACCCCCTACTGGGATGTTCTTTCGAgtgttggttcctctcaaggttgatctgagggagtttttctgcCACTGTCACCATTGGTTTGATAAAAAAAGACTTGGACCTGATATCTGTGAAGCTTTTTTGTAAGAAATAAAGGGGCTTCCAATGGTTCTTTTGGCAATGCCATggtagaaccacttttggttccataaagaagcatgtaaCAGAGATgcatatgtgagtgtgaagatccTTGTAAAGGATTCACTtgctgtaaaggttctttaccaatgtttaccaaggttcttcacacttcactCTCAAACATAGTTCTTCAtagaaccaaaagaggttcttctatggcagctCTCAAAGATCCAGAACTGAAACCATATGATATGAGTTGTGTTCAGATGCCTTCTACAAATAAAGATGCTATCAAGGGTTCTTTTTGTTTTCATAGGTTTGAAGAAGTGACTGTGAAGGTTctttgtgtgtgaagaacctttacattggagAAGAACCACCACTATTAATGTTCTTCACGCTCACATATCTTTAACAGTTCTATGTAGCGTACCATCCGAGGCTGGAGATTGGAGAAACCGAGGATCCCCTGCGTTTGGGCAGCGGAGAACCATCCAGTGGGCTGCGGTCCTGCAGGAGGTGCCTGTAGGCTGGGTTATGTCTGATCCAGCGGTGCAGCGCCTCACACGCCTCCTGCTGCTGCCCAGCGTTTGTCAGACTGACCGCCAGAGCCATCAATGCACTCAGGTTATTGGGGTGCAGCTCCAGACACCTGGAGACAGGAAAGAAAAGAGTCCACTGCAGCTCCAGCTTCGTGGTGTGGGGGTCaggttctgaccacagagctgatCTTGGCTGGAGATCTTTGATGTCAACCTTAACTGCTGCCATGCAGGGTCATTTTCGTGGTGCTGTGCTCAGGGGTCTCAATTTGGAGAAGGGGGCTGATCAACTGGGCCACAGCCTGAGATTGTATACCTATATTGTGAATTAataaggcaggtgtttctaataaagtggccagggagtgaaagcacaaggtaggtgtttctaataaagtggccaatgaatgGAAGACTAGGCTtggcatttctaataaagtggccagtgagcggaaacacaaggtaggtgtttctaataaagtggccaatgagcagaaacacaaggtaggtgtttctaataaagtggccaatgagcagaaacacaaggtaggtgtttctaattaagtggccaatgagtgaaagcacaaggtaggtgtttctaaaaaaagtggccagagagcggaagcagaaggtaggtgtttctaataaagtggccaatgagcagaaacacaaggtaggtgtttctaattaagtggccaatgagtggaagcagaaggtaggtgtttctaataaagtggccaatgagcggaagaagaaggtaggtgtttctaataaagtggccagagagcggaagcagaaggtaggtgtttctaataaagtggccaatgagtggaagcagaaggtaggtgtttctaataaagtggccaatgagtggaagcagaaggtaggtgtttctaataaagtggccaatgagtggaagcacaaggtaggtgtttctaaaaaaagtggccagagagcggaagcagaaggtaggtgtttctaataaagtggccaatgagcggaagcagaaggtaggtgtttctaataaagtggccagagagcggaagcagaaggtaggtgtttctaataaagtggccagagagcggaagcagaaggtaggtgtttctaataaagtggccaatgagtggaagcagaaggtaggtgtttctaataaagtggccaatgagtggaagcagaaggtaggtgtttctaataaagtggccagagagcggaagcagaaggtaggtgtttctaataaagtggccagagagcggaagcagaaggtaggtgtttctaataaagtggccagtgagtagaagtagaaggtaggtgtttctaataaagtggccagagagcggaagcagaaggtaggtgtttctaataaagtggccagagagcggaagcagaaggtaggtgtttctaataaagtggccaatgagtgaaagcacaaggtaggtgtttctaaaaaaagtggccagagagcggaagcagaaggtaggtgtttctaataaagtggccaatgagtggaagcagaaggtaggtgtttctaataaagtggccagtgagtagaagtagaaggtaggtgtttctaataaagtggccaacgagaggaagcacaaagtaggcgtttctgataaagtggccagagagcggaagcagaaggtaggtgtttctaataaagtggccagagagcggaagcagaaggtaggtgtttctaataaagtggccagaaagcggaagcagaaggtaggtgtttctaataaagtggccagagtgcggaagcagaaggtaggtgtttctaataaagtggccagagagcggaagcagaaggtaggtgtttctaataaagtggccagagagcggaagcagaaggtaggtgtttctaataaagtggctaatGAGGCGAAGTACAAGGACCTGCATTTCTAAAAAGCTGCTCTGTTGctaaactgaaaggagctgaACTCTCCCGTTACCTCTGTAGGCAGACGATGGCTGACTGCTCATTCTCGTTCTCGGCCTGTGTGGTCCCCAGCACCTGCCAAGCCTTCAGAAAGAGACAGCGGCAAATCTATCACAATATGCAACCATGCCAGCGCATTAGGAGGAATAAAATATAGAATAGCGGGAGGATGTGGGGATGAGGAGGCGAGGAGgactggtggtgtgtgtgtgtgtgtgggggggggggggggggggggtcaggcAGCTTAGCGATTAAAGCAGCAGCAGATGTACTGATTTACAGAGCTGGCAGGGAAACTGAGGCTAGGAGATAAAACTGATTGATAGGGTTTGGGGTTTTGGACAACTGCCACGTTATTACACTCTGAAACGATAGCAgctacagtgaacacacacctccGAATCTTGCGGGTCCTGCAGGATGGCcgcctccagcagcagcacagcactGTTCAGGTCCCCTTCGCGGCCTTTTTGGACTCCCTCCTCGAACGCGTTGGGCCAGTCTTTGTAAGGGTTGTCCGTGTGGAAGTAGTAACCCTGCAACCAACAAAGagaatccagctgaagtgagagGTTGACCAGTGGTGATGATAAACTCCATCGAAAGGCTTTAGGTGTCAATGAAGCCCCCAACTGTCTCCTCTTGAATGAAGGAGCCTGATCTAATacatttggaatgagttggagtggcagaacgaATCATCTAACATCTGTACTTGATGCTAATTgcctaatgcaatcaaattctcacagcaatcttATACTGTAAGGTCCTCCCATTGCCCGTCACAGCTGCCGCTAGAGTCAACGGGACTTTCTTGAGAAGGGTTGCAGAGCAGATTAACCAAATTTAATGTGGAGAACTTAACAACGACCCAGCTGTAATACACCTATCAGACTATCAGACTCAGTCCGGGAAGACCAGAATTCCAATCCGTGGGTCTGGAATCCGAATTCCAGGTGTAGAATGATGTCTGATGTAGAGTATTAAGATATATACACTAAGGCCGGGAATTCACTGAGCAGTTTTACCCTGTTTCTAGGCCCAACTTGGTCTTAACTGACTGAATTTCAGGATCGGCCCAAATTTTTGCTCAATCATCTGAAGTTTGTCCAAGTAAGTAGTCGGACAACCGGATGCATTTCACATAGCAGCATGCCTGTCAGACCGGCTACTGTCGTACAGTGTGAGCGAATAAATCATAGGGTTGTTCGTACATGACGAATAATTCGGATGTGCAGTATGAGTATAATCACCAAAGACCAATAGGCCCAATCTTACACCCAGCACAAGGCTTGTCgtaatgctcattgctatcttacctCCCATCAACAGTCTAATTTCCACGTCTTTCACCTGCgttgtttaaacagcagcgctgcttgtgaatatatctacgctgatgggcgcggtggtctcgaaatgaggggtgttcaggtcagtttctgtagtattgctgtgtatcttggcaatagaaaacacaggaggagctccactgtctgaaaacagcctagacagacgttcgtcaacagtcaggcgttcgttgctatcttggcagtgaattgtcaacacaggcgcgtgcagcagCCTGacactcgtacacccccccacgctttacaccactgaaacagcataccgccaaggtcagtctgacctcacctggctcttaaagggatggcGAGCGACACACTGATtagtttattactgcacgttacgcccaaaacaaacacacccatgattaattaagagactggTGCGTTTTGAGCTGTCACGCTGTGTGCAATTGACAGTGCGtcaaaagatcgctaaaattgGGCCCCAAGATTTTCTTAAGACGTTAATTAGAATGTTCTTAAGCTCAATTCCTATATAAAAACTATGAAGTTTTCAcatattctgtgtttttttatttaagatttTCTTAAGTAATTCCTTTTTGTTTTCGTATGTAGCAGCTGCAGCCTTTCATTTTCCATTATTCAGTTAAATCCGTGTAAAATGGAGGAAAACCTGAGATTCATGATTCAAACTGAGCGGAAAATCCTCGGAAAATCTGAGAACTGTGGCGTGACGTCAAAACGTCGTTATTTTCCAGTACCTTAAGATCAGTCTTCTCTTTAATCCTGTTTAATTAGACATTCATTCTGTAATTCAACCGTTTAAACCGATCAATTTAGAGGCCGACCTTCTGACCTCTTACAGTCTGAGACCAGTGTGAAGCCGtcataaggtaaaagatcaaaTTTGAGAACAGACTTTTTAAGAATATTCTTTTTCTTAAGAGAAAatataagattttttttattctaagtACTTTTTTTAAGAATAACAATTaatctaaacttttttttttaagtttgaaATTAGTTAAAATATTGAATACTGAAATTAAAATAATCCGATTTTTGTGACACTTTTGTAAATCCGGCAGCTAATCCTGagatttattaatgttttattaatgttcattaatatGCATGCAGGTCATACGTGAAAAATAATGGCAATTTAAATATGGCAACTTTATGCATTAGACTTAAATACCAGTCTGCAAATTTCCCCTGCGTTAGC comes from the Salminus brasiliensis chromosome 23, fSalBra1.hap2, whole genome shotgun sequence genome and includes:
- the pex5lb gene encoding PEX5-related protein isoform X1: MYQGHAQGKDSRVVAMVLKELPSKASSDGNPLRSVTTKLGSEHQESRPLLSPSIDDFQSESKNDGATRPVTSNTAVISTALDLVDLSEPTERRWSWDRRSPRVPRRAGSAKASFCRKKTEETELIQVDTDEFSTGSFNAERASLDSVSSSPLEKWEDLGLHPDRAFNGGRTWRHEKKKCTSHHSSSELLWSADFKSSLSNKHALELSISTESDPGPTSQRPRLRLGSSLLGRQHSLEEEFVRAKAAVESDTEFWDKMQAEWEELARRNWLEDGESEGLIPLNISPNEMGYYFHTDNPYKDWPNAFEEGVQKGREGDLNSAVLLLEAAILQDPQDSEAWQVLGTTQAENENEQSAIVCLQRCLELHPNNLSALMALAVSLTNAGQQQEACEALHRWIRHNPAYRHLLQDRSPLDGSPLPKRRGSSVSPISSLGCSQLVEVLELYQEAVQQNPGSVDPDLQTGLGVLFNLSSDFDKAVDAFNAALSVRPEDYLLWNRLGATLANGDRSEEAVEAYTRALELQPGFIRSRYNLGISCINLGAHREAVSNFLTALNQQRKNRSHQVMSSSIWAALRIALSLMDLPELVHAASLGDLDLLMKAFNMDI
- the pex5lb gene encoding PEX5-related protein isoform X2, which encodes MYQGHAQLGSEHQESRPLLSPSIDDFQSESKNDGATRPVTSNTAVISTALDLVDLSEPTERRWSWDRRSPRVPRRAGSAKASFCRKKTEETELIQVDTDEFSTGSFNAERASLDSVSSSPLEKWEDLGLHPDRAFNGGRTWRHEKKKCTSHHSSSELLWSADFKSSLSNKHALELSISTESDPGPTSQRPRLRLGSSLLGRQHSLEEEFVRAKAAVESDTEFWDKMQAEWEELARRNWLEDGESEGLIPLNISPNEMGYYFHTDNPYKDWPNAFEEGVQKGREGDLNSAVLLLEAAILQDPQDSEAWQVLGTTQAENENEQSAIVCLQRCLELHPNNLSALMALAVSLTNAGQQQEACEALHRWIRHNPAYRHLLQDRSPLDGSPLPKRRGSSVSPISSLGCSQLVEVLELYQEAVQQNPGSVDPDLQTGLGVLFNLSSDFDKAVDAFNAALSVRPEDYLLWNRLGATLANGDRSEEAVEAYTRALELQPGFIRSRYNLGISCINLGAHREAVSNFLTALNQQRKNRSHQVMSSSIWAALRIALSLMDLPELVHAASLGDLDLLMKAFNMDI